The nucleotide sequence AAAGGAACATCCCTAAAAAAGGCGATCGTTTCGGTCAATAATGTAAGTACAATTCCAATTGTCGTAAAAACTGAGATTGCTGCAATCCCAAATAATATCTTTGGTATTAATTTTTCAGTAGTATTGGTGATGCTTTTGGTCCTTTTCTTTTCCTGTATGATTTCACGAACATTCAACTTTTGGTCGTGATCTCGGACAACGCTTTTTGCCACGCGAATAACCCCTTTCATCCTTCTCATCCAAGGAAGAACTTTTCCTTATAGTACCCAAGGGAAAATAAAATAACAGATTCACACGCAAGAAGATGAGAAGGTTAGACCTCTCATCTTCCGCCGTAAAGGTTTTACTTCTTCAAGCCATTTAGTGTATCGATAGATGCTTGTACGTCTTCATCAGATAATGGTGCGAAACCAGTTTCTTTTGCAACGTCCTGCGCATTGTTCATTGTGTAAATAGCATAATCAAGTACTTGTGGTTTTTCTTTTGCATGATTCACGTTTAGATACGTGAACACCGGACGAGTGAATGGAGCATAGTCACCATCTTCTTTGATTGTGTCCAGAGACGGCTCTACAGGGCCATTGCCGAAATCCACTTTTACTGCAGAAAGCTTGTCTTGGTTGCTTTCATAGTAACCATAACCGAAGAAACCAATTGCGTTCTTATCTTTAGACACAAGGTCTACTAGAGTTGAGTAGTCTTGCTGCAGGTTAATATCTTCTGGAAGATCCTGTTCGTCAAGGATTTTTTCAAACATGAACTCGTATGTTCCGTGGTTTTCATTAGGTCCGTAAGTCTTGATTTCTTCATCCGGGAAATCAGCACGGACATCAGACCATTTTTTCTTTCCAGCGCTAGCAAGGAAAATATCTTTAACTTCTTGTTCAGTAAGCTCAGTAGCCCAGTCATTATCTTTATTGATGACGATTGTTATCCCATCAAGTGCAACTTTCATTTCTTGTACTTCAATACCCAGTTCTTCTGCTTCTGCTTTTTCCTCTTCCTTAATCTGGCGGGAAGCATTGTTATAGTCTGTTCCATCTTTAGCAAGGAATTTCTTGAAGCCGGCTGATGTTCCGGAGCGGCTTACCTCGACAGAAACGTTTTCCTGTTCACCCATATAGTTTTCAGCCATACGTGCCATGAAAGGGTAAACTGTACCAGAACCGTCGATGACCACGCTGCCTTCTAGCTCTCCACCGTTTCCACCTTCGTTATCTCCACCACCGCAAGCTGCAGTGAATACCGTAACAGCTGCCAGCATTAAAAACAGGCTCATCTTTTTAAGACTTTTCATTCTTTAATTCCCCCTACGAGATGTGGTTGTTGTTATGTCCTACAAGACCAAGAATACTGTTCTTCTTTTAAGACTGTTTTAACTGAATGTAAAGGTTTTGTAAATTCGGTGATTCTTGTGTATTATTGTCGAAATTAAGGTATACAAATACTTTGTCAGGTTGGTGTTAGTTTACCCAGAACAATAAAAAAACTGCCTCTTATGAGACAGTTTTTTTAACATTATTGCTCGTTATCTTCTTCAATTTCTTCGAGAAGCTCAGTTCCTTCTTCTTTTTCTTCAATTTCCTGGATTGGCTGTTCGGGATTCATGTTTCCTTCCAGACGTTTCTTTTTCAGTTCAAAATACGTATCAAGGACCCTCCGCCCGATGTCATTATTTGCATGGTGTCCCTGATTGCCTTCATAAGCCCATGGGACCATGACAGCCATAGCAATTTCGGGATTTTCATGTGGAGCATACGCAACCAGGCTCAAGTTCATCACTTCAGGTGGCATATCATAATTCTTTCTTTTAGGGCCATCATAGAAGGCTTGCGCAGTACCTGTTTTGCCGGCCGGTTTATAATCCGCTGTATAAAATGCTCCATACGCGGTACCGCCCCTTTCCTGCATAACCCTTCTGAAACCTTCCTGTACTCTGTCAAACCAATCAGGTTTGGCATCAACTTTATTGAGGATGATTGGCTCCATTTCATTCAGCACAGGACCTACCTCATTATTTTTCATGACAGGTTCACGTATTTCTTTTACAATCCTTGGCTGAAGACGGTTACCGCCATTCGCGATGGTAGAAACATATTGGGCCAGCTGCAGCGGGGTATACGTATCATATTGCCCGATTGCAAAGTCAAGTAACAGACCCGGTCTTGTTTCTGTCCCCTTGAAGCCAACCATTTCATTCGGAAGGTCGATTCCTGTCCTCGTGCCAAGACCAAATTGGCTAAAATAATTTCTCATTGTATCAAATGCTTGTGGTTCAAGATACAATGGCTGATCATATTTGTAATTCCCTTTACCGATATTAATCGCAGTCCTGAACATGTATACGTTAGACGATACCTTCAGGGCATTCCGGTCATCAAGAGTACCTAATCCTGCCTTCCAGGATTTTTTCGGATTCGTGCCTTTTATCTTAATCGGCGTATCGTAAAACTGTGTACCCGGACTGATTGCCCCGGTGTTGAATCCTGTTAAAATTGTTGCTCCTTTAACAGCAGACCCTACATTATAAGAAGTAGTGAAGTTACCGCTCGCAAAATCCTGCATGACCGTTTTTCCAGTTTCTTCATCATTAACGATCTGCTTTCCGGCTAGCGTCAACACTTCTCCGGTGTTAGGATCCATCAACACAACAAATGCCCTGTCCAGAAGTCCTGTTCTCGGCTGCTGCTTCGCGTTCGTCAATTCTTCTTCAATAATTTTCTCAACCGCGAGCTGCAGGTCCATGTCGATCGTCAGCACAAGGTCCTTGCCTCGCTGTCCTTCGGTAATCACCTTTGTGTCCAGGACGTTTCCGCCCTTGTCTGTAATGTTTTTCACCTTTGCCTTCTGACCGTGCAGTACATCCTCATATTGCTGCTCGATATAGCTCAAGCCTACTCTGTCGTTCCGGCTGTACCCGCGAGCAAGATAATACTCAAGCTTTTCTCTTGGAAGTCCCTTCTCGGAATCACTTACTTTCCCTAAAATCGACCTTAGTGTTTTATCATAGGCATATTGACGCTCCCAGTCGGTTGTTGTGTCGACACCAGGGAGCATTTCGAGGTTCTCACTGACAATAGCAAACTCTTCAGGTGTTACATCCTTTTTGACGATTTGAGGCGATAATGCATATCCGCTCATCATCTCACGTAAAATAGCGAGTATTTCAAGGTCGTCTTCCGTTAATTCTTTGAGCTCGTTTTCAGTGATACGTTCCAGCTGCAGATTATAAAGAGCTTTATCATCCAGCTTTTTTTCATCATACTGGTCCCATTCTTCTTCTTTGATTTTCTCTCTTGCACGCTCTTCATTTGTTAAGATCCAATAATCCTTTTTGTCCCGTTCCCTGACTTTCTTTAAATCTTCTTCTGAATCCTTGGAGATCAGTTTTGCCAGTCTTTCTGCTACCATGAGCATTTCCTTCGTCTCAGTGCTCTGGCTCTTTGTATATGTTATAGCCTTACTGGGCGTATTATCGACGATTGTTTTCATGTTCCGGTCATACATTTTTCCTCTCGGTACAGGATTGTTCACGGTAACGTCTTCAGTTCTCTCGATCTCCCGTTTGAAATCCTCTCCGTAAACAATTTGAACAATACCAAGTCTTAAAATAAGCATTGAAAATAAAACAAATACTGCAAAAAACAACATATTCAGCCTGAATGGCACATGCGTCTTCTTCTTTTTCTTCTTGTTCAAGCCTCTCCCACCTCTTCAGTCTGTATGTCCTTGATTATGCACTATATTTTATTTTATCGAAAATGGCTGTCTTTTTCTATTAATAAACTATGACAGAAATATTTTCCAAAAATTTTAGATTATAGAAAAAAGACCGGGAATCATCCCGATCAAGCTGGAGCTTTCAGATGAATTTTCCTGATAAAAAAGTAAATCAATGTATGCCCGCTACCCAGGAGGACAAGGAGGACAGGTATTGCCCGTTCTTCATTGAACAAATGTATTGAAGCAAGGAATAATAATATTGAAGCAATACGGCCAAGATTCAAAAATAATTCGCGGACAACGATATATTCGATTCTCATTTCAGCAGCTTTCCATCCACGTCCAATCACGTCATAAGTCATTGATGCATACGGAACGAGAAGCAATGGATAAGCGACTGCAATCAGAGCGGCATATAATAACAAACGGAAATAGCTGACCTGGAAAACAATCAGGAAAATGGCTATAAAAAGAAGCATTCCGCCAACCAGAATCGCTTTCTTCCTATATTCCTTTTTCAGCATTCTTGAGACAAAATAATACGCAAGAAATGAAATCCCTGAATTGATCAGCCCATAGGTGCCCAACGCCATTTCACTGTCTGTAGCAATAAATACAAACACCGAAACAATGAAAACAAATACCCCTTCTCTAAGACCTTGAAAAAAATGGGCATTTGTCACCATGCGCCAATTTTTATCATTCTTTCTTTCAGTAATAATCCTTCGAAACCAATACTTCCCATTTGCAGGCCTGCGTTTCAGGAAAAAACTTAACAATACAGCGATAGAAAACAGTCCCAACGAAAGCCCAAATACTACCGTATAGCCAGTCAATTTCTCAAGCCTGGAAATTATAAATCCTGCAGCTACAGGTCCAATCATTCCACCGACTGAACCAAGGATGCCAAGAAAGCCATTAAAGAAATCACGTGTTTCCGGTTCAGTGATTTCAAAGGTAAGGACATTGTAGGCAAGCCAATAAAAACCGTAGCCTATTCCTAAAAGCACTCCTAATAATAGTAAGAAATCAGAAGCTTTAGTGCCTACAAATAATACTGTTACATAAAACAACGCCAGAAAGATTACACCGATTCTAAGTACAATGACCCTGTCTACCTTTTTTGCCCATCTCCCCGCGAGGATGAATGTAAGTGGCTGAGCAACGACAATCGATAGATTATACATTGCGAGATCGGCGAGTTCTCCAGACTGCTTCCATAAATAGATGTTAACAAAGGTATTCGAAAGGGCAATGCTCAATGAGTACAATCCCCCAATAATCAATAGGAGCGCTAAATCCTTTGTCAATTCAATGTCTCCTAATAATTTGTTTACTTTGCTCATGATCGACTCCCCTTTTCTCTTGGGTAGTTTCTAACAAAGTAAAGGGGGTTATTCAGTTTTTCCCGAGGGGTTTTAAGGATCGAGCAGCCGAAACAAAAAAGAGAGGCTGCAGTCAATTGCAGCCCCTCATATTATCATTCAATTATTATTTTGCAGAAGCGAAGCGCTTGCTAACTTCTTCCCAGTTAACAACGTTCCAGAATGCACCAATGTATTCTGGTCTTCTGTTTTGATAGTTCAGGTAGTATGCATGCTCCCAAACATCAAGTCCAAGAATTGGAGTCTTGCCTTCCATTAATGGAGAGTCCTGGTTTGGAGTGCTAGTAACTTCAAGCTCGCCATTGTTAACAACAAGCCAAGCCCAGCCTGAACCGAAACGAGTAGTCGCTGCCTTAGAGAACTCTTCCTTGAAGCCTTCGAAGCCGCCAAATTTAGAATTGATCGCTTCTGAAAGCTCACCAGTAGGCTCACCGCCGCCATTTGGAGAAATGACTTGCCAGAATAACGAGTGGTTGGCATGTCCGCCGCCATTGTTGCGAACTGCAGTGCGTGCTGCTTCTGGAACTGCATCAAGGTTAGCAACAACTTCTTCAACAGTTTTAGAAAGAAGCTCTTCGTTTCCTTCCAAAGCATTGTTAAGGTTTGTTACATAAGTGTTGTGGTGCTTTGTGTGGTGAATATTCATTGTTTCTTTGTCGATGTGTGGCTCAAGTGCATCATATGCATAAGGTAATTGTGGTAATTCAAATGCCATTTTTAACATCCTCCTATGTATCGTGTTTCACTCCCAGAACAAACCTTTCACATAATTCTGTAATTAGAATTGTTCTAAAAGTGGTTCTTTTATAGATTACCAAAGAACGGCAATCGTTACAAATAAAATGCTTTAATAAAAGCTCTTTTCGTTAGGCTCTTTTCTCACACTTTGTTGCTATTGATTAGAAAATAGTAGTGAATGAACTATTTTTCTTCCCAAAGTAGCCTCTTATTATGAGAAAAGAGCATGCAAACTTAGTACCGAACTACAAAACGGCGTTCTATAACGTTAAAATCGGCTTTAGGATTTTAACAACAATCTTTACGAAAACAGCCTTTCGTTAACTATGTTGCATGTACAACCAAATTTAAAACCGGCACCTGGTTTTTACGAGGTTAAATGCAATCCCTGTATAAGCGAAGAGCCCCGATGCCTTTTCAAAATGTGGATGCAAGGATTTGTTCGAAAAGCAACAATCAATGCTAAAAAAGTTTTAAGATAACGTGTTTAAACTCCCCTATTCTTCATAGTTTTATACATATTAATTTCATTGACAGTGTCTTCAATAAAAAAAGGACTCAACATTATCGTTGTCTCAGTCGATCCAAGTCAGGACAAGAAAAAAACAAATAAGGCTGCTTGATAAAGTTTCAGAAAATCGTCAATATTGCTCAAATGCTGTCCTGTCAACGATATAAGTCGCATCTACAATAGAAATATTCCAATTATTACCAATACACCATTGACACAGTAACAACAATTCTTTTAAATCAAAAGTATAGAAAGGCTTAATAAGGAGACGACCTTGATGGACAAAAATATATCATTATACAGCTTAATTTTGCAAAACTTCATTGATCGAGAAACAATTCAAAAAATCAAACCTGATACAATGCTTTTTCAGGAAGATGAAAATGTTCAGAATGTTTATGTCATCCTAAGTGGAAGTGCATCGGTTGGGCGTGTCCATATGAAAGGAAAGGAATTCATCTTAAAAATCTTGAATGGCGAAGAAATGATCATTGAATATGAACTGTTCAAGCACAATCCACGCTATCACTTTTCAGCCAAGACTCTTACAGAATGTGAAATCCTCATGATTAAAAGAGAGCAGTTCGAGGAATTCATTATGAATGATAAAACAGCAATGAACGCGATGGTCAACTGGCTCAGTACCAGATACCTCAAAGCACAGATGAAGTGCCAGGACCTGATTATGAACGGGAAGAAAGGCGGTTTGTACTCGATTTTGATCAGGCTGTCCAATAGCTATGGCGTGATGACAGATGAAGGTATCCTGATTGATTTGCCCCTCACCCACCAGGAGCTGGCCAATCTGACGTACGGTACGCGTGAAGTTATCCAAAGAATGCTCAAGGAATTACGCGAGAAAGACGTCATCGCTTATGATCAGCTTAAATTTACTGTAAAGAACCTGGCTTATTTAAAGAGAGAAGTCGATTGCCAGAATTGTTCATTTGAAATTTGTGGATTAAATTAAAAGTTTCAGCGCCTTGTCCAGCCTCGACAGCGCTGAAGCTAGGCACTAATCTTAGAGCAAAAAGTTTATACTTTCTTTAAAAAAGGCTCTTTTCTCAAACTTTGTTGCTATTGATTACAAAATAGGAGTGAATGAACTATTTTTCTTCCCAAAGTAGCCTCTTGTTATGAGAAAAGAGCATGCAAACTTAATACCGAACTACAAAATGGCGTTCTCTTACGTTAAAATCGGCTTTAGGATTTTAACAACAATCTTTACGAAAACAGCCTTAAAAAAGACAAAAAATCGTGCTGCTTCAGCACGATTTTTTATACTAGTATGAAGAAATAAACGAGCATGATGGTCATGATGATTCCTTTTGTCACTACACTGCTGACAAAACCGACCACAGAACCGAAGCCAACTTTAATCGCATCATTCAAATCCTTTTTATTAATCAGCAATTCAGCCAGTGCGGCTCCTAAAAATGGCCCAATCAGGATACCGACGACTGGAATTACAAAAGGTCCGATCAACAAACCGATTGTGCTTCCCCACATACCTGCCTTGCTCCCGCCATATTTTTTGACACCAACGATGTTTGCAATATAATCAGCCCCAAACAGCAGGGCAACGAACAGCCCCTGAACAGACCAAAATAACCAGTTAAAAGGCTCGAATGAAAAAAACAAGCCGTAAAGGATAAAACCGCCTAACATTAAAAGTACTCCTGGCAAGATCGGAACAATTAAACTGGCAAAAGCTCCAACGAATAACACTCCAATGACAATCCAATAAACTGCTTCCATTTAATCCATCCTTTTTATTGTTGTTAAAAAAAAATAAGCAAAGGTTTCCCTTTGCTTATTTTACCACTATTTATGCTCTCCCAAAACGTACTCAGCGATGTTTACTGCGTGGTCGCCAATTCGCTCCAGGTTGCTGATGATATCAACGAAAACGATACCCGCCTGGCCAGTACACTGTCCTTCATTCATGCGAAGGATGTGCTGCTTTCTAAGCGTACGTTCCATGCTGTCAATCTCATCTTCTTTTGTGACAACCGCTCTGGCAGCATCAAGATTCTTCTGATCCAATGCCTGAAGCGCCTCTTCAACAGTACTTACTGTCAGGTTGAACATGACTTCAAGATCTTCCATTGCCGTATCAGTAATTTTAACTTTATTTGCCTGCTGGTACTCGATCAGTTCCACAATATTCTCGAAGTGGTCACCGATTCTTTCAATATCCCGAACTGTATCGATCAGCATGCTGTGCTCTTCTGATTCATGTTCTGATAGAGAGCTTGTTGCCAGGTCTACTAGATAATCTGTGATTTTACGATCAAGATTATTGATTGCTTCCTCAAGCTGATATGCATTCGAGGAATGCTTAGTATTCTTTGTTTTCAAAAACTCATTCGTTTCTTCCAGGCCCTTTAATGCAAACTTACCCATTCGCAAGACTTCTTCCTTTGCCTGGCCAAGCGCGATTGAAGGTGATTGCTCGATGAAAACAGGGTCAAGATGTTGAGCCTTGTAATCAACGATAGAATCTTCACCTGGGATCAATTTAGTCACGATCAATGCCAACATCGCAATGAAAGGCAACTGAATGAGAGTATTGGTAGTGTTAAATATTCCGTGAGCAAAAGCGATAGACATCTCAGGATTCAAGTTAAGATTATCTCTTAAGAGTTCAATCAGTGCAGTGAACGGTCCCAGAATTATTAAAAATAGGGTAGTTCCTATTAGATTGAACAGTACATGTGTTGCAGCAGCTCTCTTAGCAGCAACCGAAGTACCAATAGCAGCCAAAACAGCTGTAATAGTTGTACCGATATTATCTCCAAACAGAATTGGCAATGCTCCGTCAAGATTAATCATAGATTCAGCATGCAAGCTTTGCAGAATACCAATCGTAGCGCTTGAGCTTTGTACAATCACGGTAAATAAAGTACCGATTACTACTCCAAGAATTGGATTTGAACTCATTTCCACTGTAAGATCATGGAATGCTTCAAGGCTTCTTAGTGGTTTCATGCCACCGCTCATTAGTTCAAGACCAAAGAACAATGCCCCGAAACCAAATACGATTTGTCCAAAATTATGAACTTTTTTGCTCTTGAAGAAAAATAACATAATGGATCCAACCGCTATAATCGGCAAAGCATACTCGCCGATGTCGATACCAATGATAAAGGCGGTAACTGTTGTACCGATATTGGCACCCATTATGACCCCAATAGCCTGCCTTAGCGTCATAAATCCAGCACTTACAAGTCCCACTGTAATAACAGTTGTCCCACTACTTGTTTGTAAAAGGACTGTAACAAAAATACCTGCTAGTACACCCATTAGTGGATTAGTTGTAAAGCGGTCCAGAATATCGCGCAGTCGATCACCTGCTGACTTCTGCAAACCATCACCCATGAATTTAATGCCGTATAAAAAGATACCAAGTCCTCCAAAGAACTCAAACAGCATTTCTTGTAAATTCAATTCCATTTTTTCAACCCCTAGATTAATTTCGACAAACATCTACAAACACAGCTTATTATGAAGGAAATATTAATAAAAAGTAAACTATTTACGCTCCGAATTTACAATACCTTAACATTTCAGAGTTATGTTACAAAAATGTTACAAAGTGAGTGTGAAATGGTTGTTATTTAACTGCGTGTAAAGCTAAAATAGTGAGTGTAACTCTATCAAAGGACGTGTATTCATGAGTATTCTTCCGCAAATTGCAAAAAGCATCTATTCTCCAAAGGTTATTGCAGACACGCGATTCCAGGGAATAGGCAAAACCATCTTATTTGTCTTCACGCTGACCCTTATTTCCATTCTGCCTGTTGTCTATTATATGTTCGTTGGAATATCCGAAGCAGTCGGCTCGGTAAAGCAATCTATACAGACAGACCTGCCCTCCTTTACGATTGAAGATGGAGTCCTGCATTCAGACATTAAAGCACCATTAACCATCAAGAATGGAGGTTTCACGTTAATTTTTGACCCTACCGGTGCTGTTGACAAAGGAGATATGACTGGAATGGACGCGAACTTCGCAATGCTTCAGAATGAAATCGTTCTTGCTGCCGGCGGAGAAACCAATTCTGTTCCTTACACACTGTTTTCAAATGGATCTCTGACTAAGGATGATATCATTTCATTAATCAATACGGCTGAATCGTCACTTCCTGTATTGCTAGGATTGCTGTTTATTGTCGTCTATGTTTTTTCAAGCGGTATGAAATTCATTGAGGTGTCTCTATTAGCCCTATTTGGCCTTCTATTGAAAAATCTTTCTGGCAGAAAGCTTCAATACAGACACTTATGGAGAATGGCAGCATATAGTACAACACTACCAACTATATTTTTCACAATCATGGCATTTTTACAAACAGCTGTGCCATACAGTTTCTCCGTCAATTGGTTTGTTGCTTCTATGATGCTTTTATTAGCAATTAAGGAGATACCAGCAAAGAACTCTACGGAAAGTTAAGAAATGCGCCTCTGGCGTATTTTTTACTTTCATAGTATTACAAAAGGTTTTCTCTCCTTCTGCCCCAATATGTACCCTCTTAAACAAATCTGTTTCTTCAATCCTGGCAAACCCGATATAATTTATATTTCCTTTATAAAAACTTTCATTTTTTTCTATCAAAATGGTTCTTAACTCTATTTCCCCTGCATAAATAATGATATAAGCATTAAAGGAGGAAGGTCCTATGAAAAAACTGGCAGGATTATTAGTTTTCTTAATCGTAGCTTACGCAGTTTATAATGATTTAAGCATAGGAACACTTCCAGCAGCAAAAATGCAGGCTCCTGAAATTTCGAAAATGGAAAGTGTAGAGAAGGTAGAAAAACAAACTACACAAGAAATTCCCTTTTTTGAACATGAAGTACTGCCTGGTGATACTGTACTATCAGTAATTGACAGTTACTTGGACAGTCAATTGAACGTTCCTGTCTCCCAAGCGGTGGAAGATTTTAAAAAGTTGAACAATGGGACAGATCCCCAAAAGATCAAATTCGGAAACATCTATAAATTCCCGGACTACAGCAGCCAAAATTAGCAAAGGCTAACAATCGAAGTCTTTTCTTGTCAATTTGAGCAAAAGATTGATAAAATGGGGTTATGCATCTTTAGGAACATATTCATG is from Mesobacillus boroniphilus and encodes:
- a CDS encoding PstS family phosphate ABC transporter substrate-binding protein, encoding MKSLKKMSLFLMLAAVTVFTAACGGGDNEGGNGGELEGSVVIDGSGTVYPFMARMAENYMGEQENVSVEVSRSGTSAGFKKFLAKDGTDYNNASRQIKEEEKAEAEELGIEVQEMKVALDGITIVINKDNDWATELTEQEVKDIFLASAGKKKWSDVRADFPDEEIKTYGPNENHGTYEFMFEKILDEQDLPEDINLQQDYSTLVDLVSKDKNAIGFFGYGYYESNQDKLSAVKVDFGNGPVEPSLDTIKEDGDYAPFTRPVFTYLNVNHAKEKPQVLDYAIYTMNNAQDVAKETGFAPLSDEDVQASIDTLNGLKK
- a CDS encoding peptidoglycan D,D-transpeptidase FtsI family protein, translating into MLFFAVFVLFSMLILRLGIVQIVYGEDFKREIERTEDVTVNNPVPRGKMYDRNMKTIVDNTPSKAITYTKSQSTETKEMLMVAERLAKLISKDSEEDLKKVRERDKKDYWILTNEERAREKIKEEEWDQYDEKKLDDKALYNLQLERITENELKELTEDDLEILAILREMMSGYALSPQIVKKDVTPEEFAIVSENLEMLPGVDTTTDWERQYAYDKTLRSILGKVSDSEKGLPREKLEYYLARGYSRNDRVGLSYIEQQYEDVLHGQKAKVKNITDKGGNVLDTKVITEGQRGKDLVLTIDMDLQLAVEKIIEEELTNAKQQPRTGLLDRAFVVLMDPNTGEVLTLAGKQIVNDEETGKTVMQDFASGNFTTSYNVGSAVKGATILTGFNTGAISPGTQFYDTPIKIKGTNPKKSWKAGLGTLDDRNALKVSSNVYMFRTAINIGKGNYKYDQPLYLEPQAFDTMRNYFSQFGLGTRTGIDLPNEMVGFKGTETRPGLLLDFAIGQYDTYTPLQLAQYVSTIANGGNRLQPRIVKEIREPVMKNNEVGPVLNEMEPIILNKVDAKPDWFDRVQEGFRRVMQERGGTAYGAFYTADYKPAGKTGTAQAFYDGPKRKNYDMPPEVMNLSLVAYAPHENPEIAMAVMVPWAYEGNQGHHANNDIGRRVLDTYFELKKKRLEGNMNPEQPIQEIEEKEEGTELLEEIEEDNEQ
- a CDS encoding MFS transporter, producing the protein MSKVNKLLGDIELTKDLALLLIIGGLYSLSIALSNTFVNIYLWKQSGELADLAMYNLSIVVAQPLTFILAGRWAKKVDRVIVLRIGVIFLALFYVTVLFVGTKASDFLLLLGVLLGIGYGFYWLAYNVLTFEITEPETRDFFNGFLGILGSVGGMIGPVAAGFIISRLEKLTGYTVVFGLSLGLFSIAVLLSFFLKRRPANGKYWFRRIITERKNDKNWRMVTNAHFFQGLREGVFVFIVSVFVFIATDSEMALGTYGLINSGISFLAYYFVSRMLKKEYRKKAILVGGMLLFIAIFLIVFQVSYFRLLLYAALIAVAYPLLLVPYASMTYDVIGRGWKAAEMRIEYIVVRELFLNLGRIASILLFLASIHLFNEERAIPVLLVLLGSGHTLIYFFIRKIHLKAPA
- a CDS encoding superoxide dismutase, which codes for MAFELPQLPYAYDALEPHIDKETMNIHHTKHHNTYVTNLNNALEGNEELLSKTVEEVVANLDAVPEAARTAVRNNGGGHANHSLFWQVISPNGGGEPTGELSEAINSKFGGFEGFKEEFSKAATTRFGSGWAWLVVNNGELEVTSTPNQDSPLMEGKTPILGLDVWEHAYYLNYQNRRPEYIGAFWNVVNWEEVSKRFASAK
- a CDS encoding Crp/Fnr family transcriptional regulator is translated as MDKNISLYSLILQNFIDRETIQKIKPDTMLFQEDENVQNVYVILSGSASVGRVHMKGKEFILKILNGEEMIIEYELFKHNPRYHFSAKTLTECEILMIKREQFEEFIMNDKTAMNAMVNWLSTRYLKAQMKCQDLIMNGKKGGLYSILIRLSNSYGVMTDEGILIDLPLTHQELANLTYGTREVIQRMLKELREKDVIAYDQLKFTVKNLAYLKREVDCQNCSFEICGLN
- a CDS encoding DUF456 domain-containing protein, whose protein sequence is MEAVYWIVIGVLFVGAFASLIVPILPGVLLMLGGFILYGLFFSFEPFNWLFWSVQGLFVALLFGADYIANIVGVKKYGGSKAGMWGSTIGLLIGPFVIPVVGILIGPFLGAALAELLINKKDLNDAIKVGFGSVVGFVSSVVTKGIIMTIMLVYFFILV
- a CDS encoding Na/Pi cotransporter family protein, translated to MELNLQEMLFEFFGGLGIFLYGIKFMGDGLQKSAGDRLRDILDRFTTNPLMGVLAGIFVTVLLQTSSGTTVITVGLVSAGFMTLRQAIGVIMGANIGTTVTAFIIGIDIGEYALPIIAVGSIMLFFFKSKKVHNFGQIVFGFGALFFGLELMSGGMKPLRSLEAFHDLTVEMSSNPILGVVIGTLFTVIVQSSSATIGILQSLHAESMINLDGALPILFGDNIGTTITAVLAAIGTSVAAKRAAATHVLFNLIGTTLFLIILGPFTALIELLRDNLNLNPEMSIAFAHGIFNTTNTLIQLPFIAMLALIVTKLIPGEDSIVDYKAQHLDPVFIEQSPSIALGQAKEEVLRMGKFALKGLEETNEFLKTKNTKHSSNAYQLEEAINNLDRKITDYLVDLATSSLSEHESEEHSMLIDTVRDIERIGDHFENIVELIEYQQANKVKITDTAMEDLEVMFNLTVSTVEEALQALDQKNLDAARAVVTKEDEIDSMERTLRKQHILRMNEGQCTGQAGIVFVDIISNLERIGDHAVNIAEYVLGEHK
- a CDS encoding DUF1189 domain-containing protein, with translation MSILPQIAKSIYSPKVIADTRFQGIGKTILFVFTLTLISILPVVYYMFVGISEAVGSVKQSIQTDLPSFTIEDGVLHSDIKAPLTIKNGGFTLIFDPTGAVDKGDMTGMDANFAMLQNEIVLAAGGETNSVPYTLFSNGSLTKDDIISLINTAESSLPVLLGLLFIVVYVFSSGMKFIEVSLLALFGLLLKNLSGRKLQYRHLWRMAAYSTTLPTIFFTIMAFLQTAVPYSFSVNWFVASMMLLLAIKEIPAKNSTES